In Natrinema amylolyticum, the following are encoded in one genomic region:
- a CDS encoding DUF7344 domain-containing protein — protein sequence MRETEGTAALTAGVMPSLDLVFDLLSNSRRRYVLYYLNDQPDGVATIENLAENVINLEEATTRSDADEESTAGLAAGRDSPDRRAEIQMELQHVHLPKLEDAGVLEHDRRSETVRYWSQPSLEEWLEHAHHKEFE from the coding sequence ATGCGTGAAACGGAGGGAACAGCCGCGTTGACGGCGGGCGTGATGCCGTCGCTCGACCTCGTTTTCGATCTGCTTTCGAACAGTCGACGGCGATACGTCCTCTACTACCTCAACGACCAGCCGGACGGCGTCGCCACGATCGAAAACCTCGCCGAGAACGTCATCAACCTCGAGGAGGCGACGACGCGTAGCGATGCGGACGAAGAGTCGACTGCAGGTCTGGCAGCCGGTCGCGACTCACCGGACCGGCGAGCCGAGATCCAGATGGAACTCCAACACGTCCACCTGCCGAAACTGGAGGACGCGGGGGTTCTCGAACACGATCGGCGCAGCGAGACGGTTCGCTATTGGAGCCAACCGTCGCTCGAGGAGTGGCTCGAGCACGCACACCACAAGGAATTCGAGTGA
- the sod gene encoding superoxide dismutase: MADHELPPLPYDYDALEPALSEQVLTWHHDTHHQGYVNGLNSAEETLAENREEGDFGSTPGALKNVTHNGCGHYLHTLFWENMSPDGGGEPEGDLADRIEEDFGSYEGWKGEFEAAAGAAGGWALLVYDPVAKQLRNIAVDKHDQGALWGAHPVLALDVWEHSYYYDYGPDRGDFIDAFFDVVNWEKAEEEYQTCLGHFE, encoded by the coding sequence ATGGCTGATCACGAACTTCCACCATTACCGTACGATTACGACGCGCTCGAACCGGCTCTGTCCGAACAGGTGCTGACCTGGCATCACGATACGCACCACCAGGGCTACGTCAACGGCCTGAACTCCGCCGAGGAGACCCTCGCGGAGAACCGCGAGGAGGGCGACTTCGGCTCGACCCCCGGAGCCCTCAAAAACGTCACCCACAACGGCTGTGGCCACTATCTCCACACGCTGTTCTGGGAGAACATGTCCCCCGACGGCGGCGGCGAGCCGGAAGGCGACCTCGCCGACCGTATCGAGGAGGACTTCGGCTCTTACGAGGGCTGGAAGGGCGAGTTCGAGGCCGCTGCCGGTGCCGCCGGTGGCTGGGCGCTGCTGGTATACGATCCGGTTGCGAAGCAGCTTCGCAACATCGCGGTCGACAAGCACGACCAAGGCGCGCTCTGGGGCGCGCATCCCGTGCTCGCGCTGGACGTCTGGGAACACTCCTACTACTACGACTACGGTCCGGACCGCGGCGACTTCATCGACGCCTTCTTCGACGTCGTCAACTGGGAGAAGGCCGAAGAGGAGTACCAGACCTGCCTCGGCCACTTCGAGTAA
- a CDS encoding FAD-binding and (Fe-S)-binding domain-containing protein, giving the protein MAAEDSSVDATVENRDQQRQRSPLETSAGNAGEALAADLRAACSGDVRFDEYTRVLYATDGSIYGAQPAGVVFPRDTDDVRAAMRVAADHGVPVLPRGAGSSLAGQTVGPGCVVLDLSRHMDDILEIDPDERTAVVQPGVVQDDLDAALEPDGLRFAPDPASSNRATIGGGIGNNSTGAHSVRYGITDAYVDECEVVLADGSLIRTRDVVLDSPEWDRIVAKDDREAELYRTVRALVEDNAAEIEERYPNLKRSVSGYNLQKVIREDPEGNRVLNLSKLLVGAEGTLGVVVEATLSLVTRPEETALAVYCYDDLLEALAAVPEALELEASAVELMDREVFRLAAESAEYAEYAEPIPDGTEAALMLEFDSEVVDNLPDAIAGATTGLVDEGSAFGSIEAFSPTKQDRLWKLRKAAIPLLMSMEGDPKPYPFVEDASVPPEELAEYVAGFQEVLEKHDTTAAYFAHAGVGTLHIRPVLNLKEGDDVEKMRAIADDVTDLVREHNGSFSGEHGDGLARTEFNPKLYGPDLWAAFQDLKSAFDPDWRLNPGKVVYREEDPTDIREHLRYGPDYASLEPRTTLDFDDEGGFSHLVELCNGCGTCRQTDGDVMCPTYRATEEEIATTRGRANLLRAAISGEIDPEELYGERFQDEVLDLCIGCKGCQSDCPTGVDLAKLKAEVKHQYHDREGTSLRERLFANVDRLAALGSAFAPIANRATALPGARTALEKTVGIAADRTLPTFRRESLVDWFAERDADGVSETRAVSLRARGGSTVDAETATAGVVLYPDTDTNYSNPEIGKAAVEVLEAAGIRVAIPDLGPTGRAAYSTGMLDVAAEQGRALLDDLEPFLERGWSVLFVEPSDAAMVVDEYRSLLEDDRADALAANAFGVCEYLDANRLDEELSFDQSATADTHLTFHGHCHQTARGADHHAVGVLRRAGYAVDPVDSGCCGMAGSFGYEAEHYELSTAIGSLLREKLEASAADEEGGDGEPTVVAPGTSCRTQVGDFEGYDRPAHPVELLARGLEE; this is encoded by the coding sequence ATGGCCGCCGAGGACAGCAGCGTCGACGCGACGGTCGAGAATCGGGACCAACAGCGACAGCGATCGCCGCTCGAGACGAGCGCAGGGAACGCCGGCGAGGCACTCGCGGCGGATCTCCGGGCCGCCTGCAGCGGAGACGTGCGATTCGACGAGTACACGCGTGTCCTCTACGCGACCGACGGCAGTATCTACGGCGCACAGCCCGCCGGCGTCGTCTTTCCCAGAGACACCGATGACGTCCGCGCGGCGATGCGCGTCGCGGCCGACCACGGCGTGCCGGTCTTGCCCCGCGGCGCGGGGTCGTCGCTCGCCGGGCAGACGGTCGGTCCCGGCTGCGTCGTCCTTGACCTGTCGCGACACATGGACGATATCCTCGAGATCGATCCGGACGAGCGAACCGCCGTCGTCCAGCCGGGCGTAGTCCAGGACGATCTCGACGCCGCACTCGAGCCCGATGGTCTCCGGTTCGCGCCCGATCCGGCCTCCTCGAATCGAGCGACGATCGGCGGCGGGATCGGGAACAACTCGACGGGCGCACACTCGGTTCGGTACGGGATCACGGACGCCTACGTCGACGAGTGCGAGGTCGTCCTCGCGGACGGCTCGTTGATCCGGACGCGAGACGTCGTCCTCGATAGCCCGGAGTGGGATCGGATCGTCGCCAAGGACGACCGTGAGGCCGAACTCTACCGGACGGTACGCGCACTCGTCGAGGACAACGCAGCGGAGATCGAGGAGCGGTATCCGAATCTCAAGCGGAGCGTCAGCGGCTACAACCTACAGAAAGTGATTCGGGAGGACCCCGAAGGGAACCGGGTACTCAACCTCTCGAAACTGCTCGTCGGCGCGGAGGGAACTCTGGGAGTCGTCGTCGAAGCGACGCTCTCGCTCGTGACCCGGCCCGAGGAGACCGCGCTGGCCGTCTACTGTTACGACGACCTGCTCGAGGCGCTCGCGGCCGTTCCCGAGGCGCTCGAACTCGAGGCCAGCGCGGTCGAGCTCATGGACCGGGAGGTGTTCCGGCTGGCCGCGGAGTCGGCCGAGTACGCCGAATACGCGGAGCCGATTCCGGACGGAACTGAGGCGGCGCTGATGCTCGAGTTCGACTCCGAAGTCGTCGACAATCTGCCCGACGCGATCGCCGGTGCGACGACCGGGCTCGTCGACGAGGGTTCGGCGTTCGGTTCGATCGAGGCGTTCTCGCCGACGAAACAGGATCGGCTCTGGAAGCTCCGGAAGGCCGCAATCCCGCTGTTGATGAGCATGGAGGGGGATCCGAAGCCGTACCCGTTCGTCGAGGACGCCTCCGTTCCGCCCGAAGAACTCGCGGAATACGTCGCCGGGTTTCAGGAGGTCCTCGAGAAACACGACACGACGGCGGCCTACTTCGCCCACGCCGGCGTCGGCACGCTCCACATCCGGCCGGTTCTGAACCTCAAGGAGGGCGACGATGTCGAGAAGATGCGCGCTATCGCCGACGACGTCACCGACCTCGTCCGCGAGCACAACGGGTCGTTCTCGGGCGAGCACGGCGACGGCCTCGCCCGGACGGAGTTCAATCCCAAGCTGTACGGGCCGGATCTCTGGGCCGCCTTTCAGGACCTCAAGTCGGCGTTCGATCCGGACTGGCGGCTGAACCCCGGCAAAGTAGTCTATCGCGAGGAGGATCCGACCGACATCCGCGAACACCTCCGCTACGGGCCGGACTACGCCTCGCTCGAGCCGCGGACGACGCTGGACTTCGACGACGAGGGTGGGTTCTCGCACCTCGTGGAACTCTGTAACGGCTGTGGCACCTGTCGGCAGACCGACGGCGACGTGATGTGTCCCACGTACCGGGCGACCGAGGAGGAGATCGCGACCACCCGCGGGCGAGCGAACCTGCTCCGGGCGGCGATCAGCGGCGAAATCGACCCCGAGGAACTCTACGGCGAACGGTTTCAGGACGAGGTGCTCGACCTCTGTATCGGCTGCAAGGGCTGTCAGAGCGACTGTCCCACCGGAGTCGATCTCGCGAAGCTCAAGGCCGAAGTCAAACACCAGTACCACGACCGCGAGGGGACGAGCCTGCGCGAACGGCTCTTCGCGAACGTCGACCGGCTCGCGGCGCTCGGGAGCGCGTTCGCGCCGATAGCCAACCGCGCGACGGCGCTCCCGGGCGCGCGGACGGCCCTCGAGAAGACCGTCGGGATCGCGGCCGATCGGACGCTACCGACGTTCCGGCGGGAGTCGCTCGTGGACTGGTTCGCGGAGCGAGACGCCGACGGCGTCTCGGAAACGCGAGCGGTATCACTGCGAGCGCGGGGCGGATCGACGGTCGACGCCGAAACCGCGACGGCTGGCGTCGTCCTCTATCCCGACACGGACACGAACTACTCGAATCCCGAGATCGGGAAAGCCGCCGTCGAGGTCCTCGAGGCCGCGGGGATCCGCGTCGCGATCCCCGATCTCGGTCCGACCGGACGAGCGGCGTATTCGACCGGGATGCTCGACGTCGCCGCCGAGCAGGGCCGGGCGCTGCTCGACGACCTCGAGCCGTTCCTCGAGCGCGGCTGGTCGGTCCTGTTCGTCGAGCCCTCCGACGCGGCGATGGTCGTCGACGAGTACCGATCGCTGCTCGAGGACGATCGGGCCGACGCGCTCGCGGCGAACGCGTTCGGCGTCTGCGAGTACCTCGACGCGAACCGGCTGGACGAGGAGTTGTCGTTCGACCAGTCGGCGACCGCGGACACGCACCTGACGTTTCACGGTCACTGTCACCAGACGGCCCGCGGCGCGGACCACCACGCGGTCGGCGTGCTCCGCCGGGCGGGCTACGCCGTCGATCCGGTCGACTCGGGCTGCTGTGGCATGGCCGGTAGCTTCGGCTACGAGGCTGAACACTACGAGCTCTCGACGGCCATCGGCTCCTTGCTGCGCGAAAAACTCGAGGCCAGTGCGGCCGATGAGGAAGGCGGGGACGGCGAGCCGACCGTCGTCGCACCCGGCACCTCCTGTCGGACGCAGGTGGGCGACTTCGAGGGCTACGACCGGCCCGCCCACCCCGTCGAACTGCTCGCGCGGGGACTCGAGGAGTAG
- a CDS encoding RNA ligase partner protein, with protein sequence MPGELPRQQFVLDTSLFITEEIRQDDESLEDAVVRLLDLVATARLELNISCYVPPSIHDELATMLRERDVDEAVFSRLDTWVVRKSPDRYGVTIPANIVYNFIDEMSDRVDRGLRVSEKAIREVEQLDPEALASGSNDDGKEEYMTDADRILSDMRDKYRRALRQGVLDSREDFDLLILARELDAGVVTEDRGIISWADEFGLRYVRGGQFPTLLEEYLRAAGVDDES encoded by the coding sequence ATGCCCGGGGAACTGCCGCGCCAACAGTTCGTCCTCGACACGTCGCTGTTCATCACCGAGGAGATCCGTCAGGACGACGAATCGCTCGAGGACGCCGTCGTCCGGTTGCTCGACCTCGTCGCGACCGCTCGGCTCGAACTCAACATCTCCTGTTACGTGCCGCCGTCGATCCACGACGAACTCGCGACGATGCTGCGCGAGCGTGACGTCGACGAGGCAGTGTTCTCGCGGCTCGATACGTGGGTCGTCCGCAAGAGCCCGGACCGGTACGGCGTCACGATTCCGGCGAACATCGTCTACAATTTCATCGACGAGATGAGCGACCGGGTCGACCGCGGGCTCCGCGTCTCCGAAAAGGCGATCCGCGAGGTCGAACAGCTCGATCCCGAGGCGCTCGCCAGCGGTTCGAACGACGACGGGAAAGAGGAGTACATGACCGACGCCGACCGGATCCTCTCGGACATGCGCGACAAGTATCGCCGGGCGCTCCGACAGGGCGTCCTCGACTCCCGTGAGGACTTCGACCTGCTGATCCTCGCTCGCGAACTCGACGCCGGCGTCGTCACCGAGGACCGGGGCATCATCTCCTGGGCCGACGAGTTCGGGCTGCGCTACGTCCGCGGCGGGCAGTTCCCGACGCTGCTCGAGGAGTACCTGCGGGCGGCCGGCGTCGACGACGAGAGCTGA
- a CDS encoding RNA ligase produces the protein MDRKDYLERLEATTDEPDDFFEHVEQRSAAGRTHYVLTAARHGVERGTVIVEESESVVRGYPSVPRILVLDPGIPSFFEAGDTVAIEEKLDGFNVRVAVPGDEESDPLAFTRSGYVCPYTTDRARDLLPLEDFFADHPTKTLCTELIGPETPYTTHDYEGVDSHEFRVFDVRDRESGDPLSVADRRSLCAEYGFAQPRFFGRSEPSAAVETVRDAIDDLDAAGREGVVLKSADGESMVKYTTESQHHDELAYAFSLPFEHGRDFVFSRIVRDAFQAAESDETDDRLRERARALGESILRPMVSTIEDVRDGEPVGERHTVRGDPDAIDALFEHFDEQSLTIDRRSDRREDGERVVEFVKVAESSRDRIRYYLDGGTRDE, from the coding sequence ATGGACCGCAAGGACTACCTCGAGCGGCTCGAGGCCACCACCGACGAGCCCGACGATTTCTTCGAGCACGTCGAGCAGCGGTCGGCGGCGGGCCGGACACACTACGTTCTCACCGCCGCTCGCCACGGCGTCGAGCGCGGGACGGTCATCGTCGAGGAGAGCGAGAGCGTCGTCCGCGGCTATCCGAGCGTTCCGCGGATCCTCGTGCTGGACCCGGGTATTCCCTCGTTCTTCGAAGCGGGCGACACCGTCGCGATCGAGGAGAAACTGGACGGGTTCAACGTCCGGGTCGCGGTCCCCGGAGACGAGGAGAGCGACCCCCTCGCGTTCACCAGAAGCGGCTACGTCTGTCCGTACACGACGGATCGGGCGCGCGACCTGCTTCCGCTCGAGGACTTCTTCGCGGACCACCCGACGAAGACCCTCTGTACCGAACTGATCGGGCCGGAGACGCCATACACGACCCACGACTACGAGGGAGTCGACTCCCACGAGTTCCGCGTGTTCGACGTCCGAGACCGCGAGTCCGGCGACCCGCTGTCCGTGGCCGATCGACGATCCCTCTGTGCGGAGTACGGGTTCGCCCAGCCCCGGTTTTTCGGGCGCTCGGAGCCGTCCGCGGCCGTCGAGACGGTTCGAGACGCGATCGACGACCTCGATGCGGCGGGCCGGGAGGGCGTCGTCCTGAAGTCGGCGGACGGCGAGTCGATGGTCAAGTATACCACGGAGTCCCAGCATCACGACGAACTCGCCTACGCGTTCTCGCTGCCGTTCGAGCACGGCCGCGACTTCGTCTTCTCCCGGATCGTTCGCGACGCGTTTCAGGCCGCCGAGTCGGACGAAACCGACGACCGGCTCCGAGAGCGGGCTCGAGCCCTCGGCGAGTCGATTCTCCGGCCGATGGTCTCGACCATCGAGGACGTCCGAGACGGCGAACCCGTCGGCGAACGCCACACCGTCAGGGGCGATCCCGACGCGATCGACGCGCTGTTCGAGCACTTCGACGAGCAGTCGCTGACGATCGACCGCCGGTCCGACCGCCGCGAGGACGGCGAGCGGGTCGTCGAGTTCGTGAAGGTAGCCGAATCGAGCCGGGACCGGATCCGGTACTATCTCGACGGGGGGACGCGAGACGAGTGA